A window of Myxococcales bacterium contains these coding sequences:
- a CDS encoding DUF1844 domain-containing protein gives MHLGEAPHPEDGRIEKNLPLAKQNIDLLGLLEEKTKGNLTGDEERLLSQVLFDVRMRYVELTKKH, from the coding sequence ATGCACCTCGGCGAGGCTCCCCACCCCGAGGACGGGCGGATCGAGAAGAACCTCCCCCTCGCGAAGCAGAACATCGACCTTCTGGGCCTCCTCGAAGAGAAGACCAAGGGCAACCTGACGGGCGACGAGGAGCGTCTCCTCAGCCAGGTCCTGTTCGACGTTCGTATGCGCTACGTCGAGCTCACGAAGAAGCACTGA
- a CDS encoding sigma-70 family RNA polymerase sigma factor, translating to MPPESPESPGEGPRRGSVRPDGPAANDGQAPEATGEVRPRPNMPARPLNTGSPDASNAKLARIKEAEEDRELIARAQNGDKVAFRRLVERHQRRAFAIALSLVRDENDARELVQDAFLRVYKGLGTFQGGSSFFTWLYRIITNLSIDLIRKPGRQLVELEPSRVDADDARDSEYPLVARIDGADPIDVVRRREIAARLKVALDALPPYHRGVIVMREIEGLSYEEMAQAMNVSKGTIMSRLFHARQKLQKALADCYGEQVDGPIRGRNEDDAAAEPADEPESDASDDDERGTP from the coding sequence ATGCCTCCGGAGAGCCCCGAGTCCCCCGGGGAAGGCCCGCGACGCGGCTCCGTGCGCCCGGACGGCCCGGCGGCGAACGACGGCCAGGCGCCCGAGGCGACGGGCGAGGTGCGCCCTCGGCCCAACATGCCGGCACGGCCCCTGAATACCGGCTCTCCCGATGCGTCCAACGCCAAGTTAGCCCGCATCAAGGAAGCCGAGGAAGATCGTGAGCTCATCGCGCGCGCGCAAAACGGAGACAAGGTTGCCTTTCGACGGCTCGTCGAACGGCACCAACGCCGTGCGTTCGCCATCGCGCTCTCTCTCGTCCGCGACGAAAATGACGCTCGGGAGCTCGTCCAAGACGCGTTCCTCCGCGTGTACAAGGGCCTCGGGACCTTCCAAGGCGGTTCGTCGTTCTTCACGTGGCTCTACCGCATCATCACGAACCTCAGCATCGACCTCATTCGAAAGCCTGGTCGCCAGCTCGTCGAGCTCGAGCCGTCCCGGGTCGACGCGGACGACGCCCGCGACTCGGAGTACCCGCTCGTCGCCCGAATCGACGGGGCCGACCCGATCGACGTGGTTCGCCGTCGTGAGATCGCCGCACGCCTCAAGGTGGCGCTCGATGCCCTCCCTCCCTACCACCGGGGGGTCATCGTGATGCGCGAGATCGAAGGGCTCAGCTACGAGGAGATGGCGCAGGCCATGAACGTGTCGAAGGGCACGATCATGAGCCGCCTCTTCCACGCCCGACAGAAGCTCCAGAAGGCCCTCGCCGATTGTTACGGCGAGCAGGTCGACGGCCCCATCCGAGGCCGCAACGAAGACGACGCTGCCGCCGAGCCGGCGGACGAACCCGAGTCGGACGCCTCCGACGACGACGAGCGAGGCACCCCATGA
- a CDS encoding 3-isopropylmalate dehydratase, with protein MSAPENAVKIEGRILYVTEDQELLAEQLAGKSLAFDADRPLVSNISTDELTPGWVCYYYDETLGRYCLVGLRGGKILKDSIKNGGFGVIVSGISKGCGSSRETAPYSELVCGVRLVIAKSIEKIYRQNAQNIGLLTSTDFSLIPRIERGEAIPMSEFTKGLDPISAGIVEHGGLFAYNRARLAGAVSPPKIETAPRKLTLCEKILASHAIVDAKSGAVGVPAVTPGDAFFARTDVRFSHEYVTPMAESLFVKEMGKDAKVTEPESVFAFRDHLTFLDLVMPKAHRDMGLKEQAEELATVQESFTKRQGVRLYGEVVREGKLVGSEAICHNKVIEEIALPGQLVIGTDSHTCMAGALGCFAFGVGSTDMANAWLTRDVRVTVPETARFVLTGKLSPGVCAKDVMLHILSQEFFKSGAGIGKVLEFAGDGVRGLSLDERATLTNMAVEAGGFTGIIEADEVVVDYLVAQRGLSAEDVRARIVRADEGASYLATFEVDLSAIRPMVATPGDPRNGVPLEALEQVEGREVAIQIAYGGSCTGGKKADMDMYAEVLKAALAKGKRVKDGVHLYIQFGSQDIRRYAEQKGYLTIFADAGAELVDPSCGACIKAGPGVSDSPEQVTVSAINRNFPGRSGPGKVYLASPLVVAASAVLGKIASPDDL; from the coding sequence ATGTCGGCACCCGAGAACGCGGTCAAAATCGAAGGTCGGATTCTGTACGTCACCGAGGACCAGGAGCTCCTCGCCGAGCAGCTCGCGGGAAAGTCGCTCGCGTTCGACGCGGACCGCCCGCTCGTGTCGAACATCTCGACCGACGAGCTTACCCCCGGGTGGGTCTGTTACTACTACGACGAGACGCTCGGCCGGTACTGCCTCGTCGGCCTTCGGGGCGGCAAAATCCTCAAAGATTCCATCAAGAACGGCGGGTTCGGCGTCATCGTGAGCGGCATCTCCAAGGGGTGCGGCTCGAGCCGCGAGACGGCGCCCTACAGCGAGCTCGTCTGCGGCGTCCGGCTCGTCATCGCGAAGAGCATCGAGAAGATCTACCGCCAGAACGCGCAGAACATCGGCCTCCTCACGAGCACCGATTTCTCGCTCATCCCACGCATCGAGCGGGGTGAGGCGATCCCCATGAGCGAGTTCACGAAGGGGCTCGACCCGATCAGCGCCGGGATCGTCGAGCACGGGGGCCTCTTCGCCTACAACCGCGCTCGCCTCGCCGGAGCGGTCTCGCCTCCGAAGATCGAGACGGCCCCGCGCAAGCTCACGCTGTGCGAGAAAATCCTGGCTTCCCACGCGATCGTCGACGCCAAGTCGGGCGCGGTCGGCGTGCCCGCCGTCACCCCCGGAGACGCGTTCTTCGCCCGGACCGACGTGCGCTTCAGCCACGAGTACGTGACGCCGATGGCCGAGTCCTTGTTCGTGAAGGAGATGGGCAAGGACGCGAAGGTCACCGAGCCCGAGAGCGTGTTCGCGTTCCGTGACCACCTCACGTTCCTCGATTTGGTCATGCCCAAGGCTCACCGCGACATGGGCCTCAAGGAGCAGGCCGAGGAGCTCGCGACGGTCCAAGAGTCGTTTACGAAGAGGCAGGGCGTGAGGCTCTACGGCGAGGTCGTCCGCGAGGGGAAGCTCGTCGGCTCGGAGGCCATCTGCCACAACAAGGTCATCGAGGAGATCGCGCTCCCGGGCCAGCTCGTCATCGGCACCGACTCGCACACGTGCATGGCGGGCGCGCTCGGATGTTTCGCGTTCGGGGTCGGCTCGACCGACATGGCCAACGCCTGGCTCACGAGGGACGTTCGTGTCACGGTCCCCGAGACCGCGCGGTTCGTCCTCACGGGCAAGCTCTCTCCGGGCGTCTGCGCCAAGGACGTGATGCTCCACATCCTCTCGCAGGAGTTCTTCAAGTCCGGCGCGGGCATCGGCAAGGTGCTCGAGTTCGCGGGGGACGGCGTCCGCGGCCTCTCGCTCGACGAGCGCGCGACCCTCACGAACATGGCGGTCGAGGCGGGGGGCTTCACCGGCATCATCGAGGCCGACGAGGTCGTGGTCGACTACCTCGTCGCTCAACGCGGTCTCTCCGCCGAAGACGTCCGCGCGCGCATCGTCCGGGCCGACGAGGGCGCGTCCTACCTCGCGACCTTCGAGGTCGATCTCTCCGCGATCCGCCCGATGGTGGCGACCCCCGGCGATCCTCGCAACGGCGTGCCCCTCGAGGCGCTCGAGCAGGTCGAAGGGCGCGAGGTCGCGATCCAGATCGCGTACGGCGGCTCGTGCACCGGCGGCAAGAAGGCCGACATGGACATGTACGCCGAGGTGCTCAAAGCCGCGCTCGCCAAGGGAAAGCGCGTGAAAGACGGCGTGCACCTCTACATCCAGTTCGGCTCGCAGGACATCCGGCGCTACGCCGAGCAGAAGGGCTACCTCACGATCTTCGCCGACGCCGGCGCCGAGCTCGTCGACCCGTCGTGCGGGGCATGCATCAAGGCCGGCCCCGGCGTGAGCGACTCGCCCGAGCAGGTGACCGTGAGCGCGATCAACCGGAATTTCCCTGGCCGAAGCGGCCCTGGGAAGGTGTACCTCGCGAGCCCCCTCGTCGTCGCGGCGAGCGCCGTGCTCGGGAAGATCGCGTCCCCCGACGACCTCTGA
- a CDS encoding peptidylprolyl isomerase — translation MDSIQTNAFVVLDYILRDAEGEIVDRSDEGEGEPIRYVHGYGMLVPGLEARLVGMKQGESREIAVPAAEAFGEYDEELVLEVDRGELPDPKAVVVGDELVAESPDGEEASMHVVEVHDDHVVVDANHPLAGVDLSYAITVVELRAATAEEIEDAARELEDSEDAHHVHGPDCGHDADLVQLGKKLTN, via the coding sequence ATGGACAGCATCCAAACGAACGCGTTCGTCGTCCTCGACTACATCCTCCGCGACGCCGAAGGCGAGATCGTCGACCGGAGCGACGAAGGCGAGGGCGAGCCCATTCGGTACGTGCATGGGTACGGCATGCTCGTGCCAGGGCTCGAGGCGCGCCTCGTGGGCATGAAGCAGGGCGAATCGCGGGAGATCGCGGTCCCCGCCGCCGAGGCGTTCGGCGAGTACGACGAGGAGCTCGTGCTCGAGGTCGATCGCGGAGAGCTGCCCGACCCGAAGGCCGTCGTCGTGGGCGACGAGCTCGTCGCCGAGTCTCCGGACGGCGAGGAGGCCTCCATGCACGTCGTCGAGGTCCACGACGATCACGTCGTCGTCGACGCGAACCACCCGCTCGCGGGGGTCGATCTCTCGTACGCCATCACGGTCGTCGAGCTGCGCGCCGCGACCGCCGAAGAGATCGAGGACGCGGCCCGCGAGCTCGAGGACTCGGAGGACGCCCACCACGTCCACGGTCCCGACTGCGGCCACGACGCCGACCTCGTGCAGCTCGGAAAAAAGCTCACGAACTGA